The following are encoded in a window of Acetobacteroides hydrogenigenes genomic DNA:
- a CDS encoding glycosyl hydrolase family 95 catalytic domain-containing protein, with product MNGRIIYRIEMNRHKLLVLIFLLFAMGVRAQDAWKIKATNIDPKSYYGVTVANGMLGIVSSPEPLKVQNILLGGTYDIYGRGRVDNFLNGFNMLNLKLIINGSTVTRANISNFEQELDMKEAVLKSSFTFKDIAKVTYSYLALRQLPFSVMLDVTVEPLKDATITAVNILETPDAFRDSRYYYNEINRKHVGLGLLTSMAKSPTGKLSIGASSSFLFSEKRGEEPRIIHETPNANSHQMKFSKDIAAGKAYTFSLVGSTISSAYHADPYNEVERLTIFACLEGRQRLMGKHIAAWEKLWQSDITIEGDAQAQQDIHSMLYHLYSFVREGSGLSISPMGLSGLGYNGHVFWDADTWMFPSLLVLHPEIARSMIDYRFNLLEAAKKNAFEHGYRGAMFPWESSDSGFEQTPVWALSGTFEHHITACVALAAWNYYCVTQDMEWLKAKGWPILQATAEFWASRVEKNSAGKYDIKNVVAADEWAENVDNNAFTNAAAKANLKNAIAAAKLVGAKPGNDWEHIANGIVIEKFADGVTREHSTYNGEKIKQADVNLLAYPLKEVTDIAQIRRDLEYYEIRVPEKNTPAMTQAIFSLLYSRIGDRDKTRHFFDDAYKPNILPPFNVIAETKGGDNPYFVTGAGGVLQTVMMGFGGIEITPKGIVQVPSVLPTGWRSVTIKGVGMDKRTFKR from the coding sequence ATGAACGGAAGGATAATATACCGAATAGAAATGAATAGGCATAAGCTTTTAGTTCTGATATTCCTCCTTTTTGCAATGGGGGTAAGAGCGCAGGATGCATGGAAGATTAAGGCTACCAACATCGATCCAAAGAGCTACTACGGTGTGACTGTTGCCAATGGGATGCTGGGGATTGTATCGTCGCCGGAACCTCTTAAGGTGCAGAATATACTACTTGGTGGTACCTACGATATTTACGGAAGGGGACGGGTTGACAACTTCCTTAATGGCTTTAATATGCTTAACCTAAAGCTGATAATTAATGGATCGACGGTAACTCGGGCAAACATAAGCAATTTCGAGCAGGAGCTGGATATGAAGGAGGCCGTGCTCAAGTCGTCGTTTACGTTTAAGGATATTGCAAAGGTAACCTACTCGTATCTAGCGCTTCGTCAGCTGCCGTTTTCGGTGATGCTCGATGTTACCGTAGAGCCGCTTAAGGATGCTACCATTACGGCTGTGAATATTCTAGAAACGCCCGATGCGTTTAGGGATAGCAGGTACTACTACAACGAGATCAATAGGAAGCATGTGGGGTTGGGCCTACTTACGTCTATGGCAAAAAGTCCTACCGGAAAGCTATCAATTGGGGCTTCATCCAGCTTTCTGTTTTCCGAGAAGAGGGGAGAGGAGCCGCGTATCATTCACGAAACGCCCAACGCCAATTCGCACCAGATGAAATTTAGCAAGGATATTGCTGCCGGAAAAGCGTACACCTTTTCGCTGGTGGGCTCTACGATATCTTCGGCCTACCATGCTGACCCTTACAATGAGGTTGAGCGCTTAACCATTTTTGCGTGCCTAGAGGGTCGTCAGCGGCTGATGGGGAAGCATATTGCTGCATGGGAAAAACTTTGGCAGAGCGATATAACCATTGAAGGTGATGCTCAAGCGCAGCAGGATATTCATAGCATGCTGTACCATCTCTACTCTTTTGTTCGAGAAGGCTCGGGGCTCTCTATTTCGCCTATGGGGCTATCGGGGCTTGGGTACAACGGTCATGTCTTTTGGGATGCCGATACCTGGATGTTTCCTTCGCTGCTTGTGCTTCATCCTGAGATTGCCCGATCGATGATAGATTACCGATTCAACCTTCTTGAGGCGGCTAAGAAAAATGCCTTTGAGCATGGTTACCGTGGTGCCATGTTTCCTTGGGAAAGCTCCGATTCAGGATTCGAGCAGACTCCCGTATGGGCGTTGTCTGGAACCTTTGAGCATCATATTACCGCTTGTGTTGCACTTGCTGCATGGAACTACTACTGCGTAACCCAGGATATGGAATGGCTTAAGGCTAAGGGTTGGCCAATACTTCAGGCTACCGCCGAGTTTTGGGCTAGTAGGGTAGAGAAGAATAGTGCCGGGAAGTACGATATTAAGAATGTGGTTGCTGCCGATGAGTGGGCCGAAAATGTGGATAACAACGCCTTTACCAATGCTGCGGCCAAGGCAAACCTGAAGAATGCCATTGCGGCGGCTAAGCTGGTTGGCGCTAAACCCGGTAACGATTGGGAGCACATTGCAAACGGTATTGTGATCGAGAAGTTTGCCGATGGCGTTACCCGTGAGCATAGCACCTACAACGGCGAAAAGATTAAGCAGGCCGATGTAAACTTGTTGGCCTATCCGCTAAAGGAGGTTACGGATATCGCACAAATACGAAGGGATTTGGAATACTACGAGATTCGTGTTCCCGAGAAAAACACGCCAGCCATGACCCAAGCCATCTTCTCGCTGCTTTATAGCAGAATTGGCGATAGGGATAAGACTCGTCACTTCTTTGATGATGCCTATAAGCCAAATATCCTTCCTCCATTCAACGTAATTGCCGAAACAAAGGGGGGAGATAATCCCTACTTTGTTACAGGTGCAGGAGGAGTTCTTCAAACCGTAATGATGGGGTTTGGAGGAATAGAGATAACGCCTAAGGGAATTGTGCAAGTTCCAAGTGTGCTTCCTACTGGATGGAGATCGGTAACCATTAAGGGCGTGGGAATGGATAAAAGAACGTTTAAACGGTAG
- a CDS encoding sodium/sugar symporter, with product MSFQTIDYVILVAYIVIIVGVGLWVTRRKKGEGERDAADYFIASKSLSWWVIGTSLIASNISAEQFIAMSGSGFALGMGIASYEFMAAATLIIVAVFFLPIFLKSGIYTMPQFLEQRYDGRVKSVMAIFWLVVFVFVNLSSILYLGALTVKNVLFAGQNVLIGGMVVDPLWIGIIGLGLLAASFAIGGGLKAVAVTDVVQVIFLIGGGLVTSYVALKTLGGTSAIDGFIKLTKVAPEHFDMILTEGKTMISDGNGGVKDAYMDLPGISVLLGGMWVANLYYWGCNQFIIQRALAAKSVGEAQKGLVFAGFLKLLLPLIVVIPGIVAFALNADIAKSDEAYPWLLYNIVPTGIKGLAFAALVAAIVGAVAGMLNSISTIFTMDIYQSYVNKQASQRKLVLVGRLSAAVALLVAFPIAIMLQNLDQAFQFIQEFTGFVSPGALAIFLLGFFWKKATANGALLAAIGTFVFSLMLKWSVPELPFMDRMGIVFLLCCAVMVVSAFLERSKDSRKSIELSSDLFGTSRGFKVASAIIVVALVAIYTVWW from the coding sequence ATGTCATTTCAAACCATCGACTACGTCATTCTGGTGGCGTATATTGTGATTATTGTGGGCGTTGGGCTGTGGGTTACGCGCCGCAAGAAGGGTGAGGGCGAGCGCGATGCGGCCGACTACTTTATAGCCAGCAAGAGCCTTAGCTGGTGGGTTATCGGAACCTCGCTTATTGCCAGCAACATCTCGGCCGAGCAGTTTATTGCCATGTCGGGCTCGGGCTTTGCGCTGGGTATGGGCATCGCCTCGTACGAGTTTATGGCGGCGGCTACGCTCATCATTGTGGCGGTGTTCTTTCTGCCCATCTTTTTGAAGTCGGGCATCTACACCATGCCGCAGTTCTTAGAGCAGCGCTACGATGGCCGAGTAAAGAGTGTGATGGCCATCTTTTGGCTGGTGGTGTTCGTATTCGTCAACCTATCCTCCATTCTTTACTTGGGTGCGCTCACCGTTAAGAACGTTCTTTTTGCCGGGCAAAATGTATTGATCGGCGGTATGGTGGTCGATCCGCTCTGGATTGGTATCATCGGGTTGGGATTGCTGGCGGCCTCGTTTGCCATTGGCGGCGGGCTAAAGGCGGTTGCGGTTACCGATGTGGTGCAGGTAATCTTCCTTATCGGCGGAGGTCTTGTAACCAGCTACGTTGCGCTAAAGACGCTGGGGGGCACAAGCGCCATAGATGGCTTTATTAAGCTTACCAAGGTGGCTCCCGAGCATTTCGATATGATCCTTACCGAGGGGAAAACGATGATCTCCGATGGCAACGGTGGGGTAAAGGATGCCTACATGGATCTTCCTGGTATCAGCGTGCTTCTGGGGGGTATGTGGGTGGCCAACCTCTACTACTGGGGATGCAACCAGTTTATCATTCAGCGTGCGCTGGCGGCTAAGAGCGTGGGCGAGGCGCAAAAGGGGCTGGTGTTTGCCGGATTCCTTAAGCTACTGCTGCCGCTTATCGTGGTGATTCCCGGAATTGTTGCCTTTGCGCTGAATGCTGACATCGCTAAGTCGGATGAGGCGTACCCTTGGCTGCTCTACAACATCGTGCCTACGGGTATTAAGGGCTTGGCCTTTGCTGCGCTGGTTGCGGCTATCGTTGGGGCGGTGGCCGGGATGCTCAACAGCATCTCCACCATCTTTACGATGGATATCTACCAGTCGTACGTAAACAAGCAGGCATCGCAGCGCAAGCTGGTGCTGGTGGGCAGGCTATCGGCAGCGGTTGCTCTTCTGGTGGCATTTCCTATTGCCATTATGCTGCAGAACCTTGATCAGGCGTTCCAGTTCATCCAAGAGTTTACGGGCTTTGTTAGCCCCGGTGCGCTGGCCATCTTCCTGCTGGGATTCTTCTGGAAGAAGGCGACAGCTAACGGTGCGCTGCTGGCAGCCATTGGCACCTTTGTGTTCTCGTTGATGCTGAAATGGAGTGTGCCTGAGCTGCCCTTTATGGATCGTATGGGAATCGTATTCCTGCTATGCTGTGCGGTAATGGTGGTTAGCGCCTTTCTGGAGCGATCGAAGGACAGTCGAAAATCTATTGAGCTATCGAGCGACCTGTTTGGTACGTCGCGAGGGTTTAAGGTGGCCTCGGCCATTATTGTGGTAGCGCTGGTGGCTATTTATACGGTTTGGTGGTAA
- a CDS encoding DUF4139 domain-containing protein, producing the protein MKKILTLVLMVLCAGAFAQEKKDIVVKSDITDATVFINGAQVIRKKAVDITPGKSTLKFVGLSPYLDAKSVQVKVNGQITVLSVNHQLNYIDSAAQSKSVDQLLEKKKTIEDKLTVEKTSLDIVNEEFSFLKDNRAIGGKNQEVSLNNLKETSNFYRERIATLKMKELEINKSIDNLQAEKAKLENQIRQISTTPKQPTSEVLVKVDAKSPIRCEMELSYYVNNAGWFPSYDIRAKSIEDPIELTYKANIHQNTLEDWKNVRLKLSSTNPNQGNVAPQLQTYFLNYSTTPPRYNVTSNQVSGRIIDAETNEAIPGASIIIKGSTIGTSSDVNGAYSLSLPNSSCELQVSFIGYLPQVLRVNSPSMNVYLRPDMQKLDEFVVTAYGIKRESTSEEGNRRGTGGASKPLRIRGTSSLAIPVAQVENQTSVEFEIKTPYTISSDNKSTTVEIESYAMDAGFEYYCVPKVDKDAFLIANITNWEQYNLLEGEANIFFENTFVGKSVLDVRHISDTLSLSLGRDKSVQVKREKAKELTTKKLFASKKEDSRTWHISVRNGKKSPISMILYDQVPVSTNDEIEVTTETLSGGNLNKEKGEVKWTFKLDPSAKKEIDLKYTVKYPKERTLNIE; encoded by the coding sequence ATGAAGAAGATCCTAACCCTCGTCCTTATGGTGCTATGCGCCGGAGCATTTGCCCAAGAAAAGAAGGATATTGTCGTAAAATCGGATATCACCGACGCCACCGTATTCATCAATGGCGCACAGGTAATCCGTAAGAAGGCGGTTGACATCACCCCCGGAAAATCGACGCTTAAATTCGTTGGGCTATCGCCCTACCTCGATGCCAAGAGCGTACAGGTAAAGGTAAACGGGCAGATTACCGTGCTATCAGTAAACCACCAGCTAAACTATATCGACAGCGCTGCCCAAAGCAAGAGCGTCGATCAGCTTCTGGAAAAGAAGAAGACCATTGAGGATAAGCTAACGGTAGAGAAGACCAGCCTCGATATCGTCAACGAGGAGTTCTCGTTTCTGAAGGATAACCGTGCCATTGGAGGAAAGAACCAGGAGGTAAGCCTAAACAACCTCAAGGAGACCTCCAACTTCTACAGGGAAAGAATAGCAACCCTAAAGATGAAGGAACTGGAGATCAACAAGAGCATCGACAACCTTCAGGCCGAAAAGGCAAAGCTAGAAAACCAGATACGTCAAATAAGCACCACCCCAAAGCAGCCAACAAGCGAAGTGCTGGTTAAGGTCGATGCCAAAAGCCCCATACGCTGCGAGATGGAGCTAAGCTACTATGTAAACAATGCCGGATGGTTCCCTTCATACGATATCCGAGCCAAAAGCATCGAAGATCCCATCGAACTAACCTACAAGGCCAATATCCACCAAAACACCCTCGAAGATTGGAAGAACGTTAGGCTTAAGCTATCGTCCACCAATCCGAACCAGGGCAACGTAGCGCCACAGCTGCAAACCTACTTCCTAAACTACTCCACCACCCCACCCCGCTACAACGTTACCAGCAATCAGGTATCGGGCCGTATTATCGATGCCGAAACCAACGAGGCAATCCCCGGGGCATCCATCATCATTAAAGGATCAACCATAGGAACCTCATCCGACGTAAACGGAGCCTACTCGCTATCGCTCCCCAACAGCAGCTGCGAGCTGCAGGTATCGTTCATAGGCTATCTGCCACAGGTACTTCGTGTCAACAGTCCAAGTATGAACGTTTACCTCAGACCCGACATGCAAAAGTTAGACGAGTTTGTGGTTACCGCCTATGGTATAAAAAGGGAATCGACTTCGGAAGAGGGGAATAGAAGAGGAACAGGTGGCGCGTCTAAGCCACTACGCATCAGGGGTACAAGTAGCCTAGCCATACCCGTAGCACAGGTCGAGAATCAAACATCCGTCGAGTTCGAGATTAAAACGCCCTACACCATCAGCTCCGACAATAAAAGCACAACTGTCGAAATAGAGAGCTACGCAATGGATGCCGGCTTCGAGTACTACTGCGTTCCAAAGGTCGATAAGGATGCCTTCCTGATTGCCAACATCACCAATTGGGAGCAGTACAACCTCCTCGAAGGCGAAGCCAACATCTTCTTCGAGAACACCTTTGTAGGCAAATCGGTGCTCGACGTACGCCACATCTCCGACACCCTTAGCCTATCGCTAGGAAGGGATAAGAGCGTACAGGTAAAAAGGGAAAAGGCAAAGGAGTTAACCACCAAAAAGCTATTCGCAAGCAAGAAGGAGGATAGCCGTACATGGCACATCTCGGTACGCAACGGAAAGAAATCCCCCATTAGCATGATCCTTTACGACCAAGTACCTGTATCAACAAACGATGAGATTGAGGTAACCACCGAAACCCTCTCAGGAGGCAACCTCAATAAGGAGAAGGGCGAGGTTAAGTGGACCTTTAAGCTCGATCCATCAGCAAAAAAGGAGATCGACCTAAAGTACACCGTCAAATACCCCAAAGAACGAACCCTTAACATCGAATAG
- a CDS encoding BlaI/MecI/CopY family transcriptional regulator, giving the protein MEKLTPQEEEAMLLIWEIGSCTVKDILERYNPPKPPYTTLASVIKNLERKEFVTARKVGNTFEYTPCLTHEEYTKTFMSGVVKSYFSNSYQDLVMFFARDQKISSSELKEIIDMIEKGEEGKE; this is encoded by the coding sequence ATGGAAAAATTAACGCCACAGGAAGAGGAAGCAATGCTCCTTATTTGGGAGATCGGCAGCTGTACGGTAAAAGATATTCTAGAGAGGTATAACCCACCTAAGCCTCCATACACGACATTGGCTTCGGTAATTAAGAATCTCGAGCGAAAAGAGTTCGTGACCGCTCGTAAGGTTGGCAACACATTCGAGTACACGCCTTGCCTAACGCACGAGGAGTATACCAAAACCTTTATGTCGGGGGTGGTGAAGAGCTACTTCAGCAATTCGTACCAAGATCTGGTGATGTTCTTTGCCCGCGACCAGAAGATATCATCCAGCGAGCTAAAGGAGATTATCGATATGATAGAAAAGGGTGAGGAGGGTAAGGAATGA
- a CDS encoding M56 family metallopeptidase — protein MMEFLTKSAAWITIFYLFYRLFLVRETFYRLNRILLLLGIVLSLVLPAVSFTGWFSRQSVVKDVVKVYFKPEVSQNVATPAVINNKPVAVVAMQQPSLGSNVGWLLVAYFLGFTIMLLLLLYNLVRILLVRQRASYLQINGTRIYEVEADSAAFTFFRWIFLNPSMVNKEDVVQIIEHERIHARKLHSVDLMLAELIRAVLWFNPLAWLYKRLVAQNLEFETDNVILQKGYNRKLYQYSLLNASVSKGGFALVSSFNINHLKTRIAMMNKKRSSKVSMVKMLLMLPVALMVALVLCFSDVRARIASSYQKEKIKKEAVVFDKKKGKDSKFQLECTNVIANKNSTVMYDKVKFTAIVCKNSKAASVDNGFIVVDGQRAQDRVLSRISGRTFEILTIYKKDLIGINLSDNAEHTACFLFTESYCNHNRLKNENDFFLDGDVRYILNGVVTSKENLSSVMSKSVVSYDFVKPNADTLGVKVTPKTLLLIITTK, from the coding sequence ATGATGGAGTTTCTTACTAAATCGGCAGCGTGGATTACCATCTTCTACCTATTTTACCGCCTGTTTCTTGTCAGGGAAACCTTCTATCGGCTTAATCGAATCCTCCTGTTACTGGGAATAGTTCTTTCGCTTGTGCTGCCTGCTGTAAGCTTTACCGGATGGTTCTCGCGGCAGAGCGTTGTTAAGGATGTCGTAAAGGTCTACTTTAAGCCGGAGGTTTCCCAAAACGTAGCTACTCCTGCTGTTATTAATAATAAACCCGTTGCTGTTGTTGCTATGCAACAACCTTCGTTAGGTAGCAATGTAGGCTGGTTGCTGGTGGCTTACTTTTTGGGATTTACCATTATGCTTCTGCTGTTGTTGTACAACCTTGTTCGGATACTGCTGGTTAGGCAACGGGCATCTTACTTGCAAATAAATGGAACAAGGATATACGAGGTGGAGGCTGATTCGGCTGCTTTTACCTTCTTTAGATGGATCTTCCTGAATCCTTCGATGGTAAACAAGGAGGATGTAGTCCAGATTATTGAGCACGAGCGTATACATGCCCGTAAGCTGCATTCGGTAGATCTGATGCTTGCCGAGCTAATACGGGCTGTTCTTTGGTTTAATCCGCTGGCTTGGCTCTACAAGCGTCTTGTTGCCCAAAATCTCGAATTTGAAACGGATAACGTAATTCTACAAAAGGGGTACAACCGTAAGCTGTACCAGTATAGCCTACTAAATGCAAGCGTATCGAAAGGTGGCTTTGCGTTGGTGAGCAGCTTCAACATTAATCATTTAAAAACGCGTATTGCTATGATGAACAAGAAAAGATCTTCGAAAGTAAGCATGGTAAAAATGCTGCTGATGCTTCCTGTTGCGCTAATGGTTGCGCTGGTTCTCTGCTTTAGCGATGTAAGGGCTCGAATTGCATCGTCGTACCAAAAAGAAAAAATAAAGAAGGAGGCTGTGGTTTTCGATAAAAAGAAGGGTAAAGATTCTAAATTTCAACTAGAGTGTACAAATGTAATTGCTAATAAGAATAGTACGGTAATGTATGATAAGGTAAAATTCACTGCTATTGTTTGTAAGAATTCGAAAGCAGCAAGTGTCGACAATGGCTTTATAGTTGTTGATGGACAAAGAGCACAGGATAGAGTATTGAGTAGGATTAGTGGTCGCACCTTTGAAATATTAACTATCTATAAAAAAGATTTGATTGGTATAAATCTTAGCGATAATGCGGAACATACTGCCTGTTTCCTTTTTACAGAGTCATACTGCAACCACAATAGGCTTAAGAATGAAAATGATTTTTTTCTTGATGGCGATGTTCGTTACATTCTTAATGGTGTGGTTACCTCGAAAGAAAATCTCTCTTCGGTGATGTCGAAGAGCGTTGTTTCCTATGATTTTGTAAAACCAAATGCCGATACGCTAGGGGTGAAGGTTACCCCTAAGACTTTGCTGCTGATTATTACGACCAAATAA
- the hsdR gene encoding EcoAI/FtnUII family type I restriction enzme subunit R, producing MDKKKLSERDICTKFITPAIEKAGWNKLTQLMEEVTFTDGRIYVRGKLTARGARKRADYILYYKPNIPIAIVEAKDNNHTVSAGIQQALEYARILDIPCVFSSNGDGFLFHDRTATDGGIETEVDLDSFPSPQVLWEKYKKYKGITTPEVEKIASQDYFFDGSGRRPRYYQQIAVNRAVEAIAKGQNRILLVMATGTGKTYTAFQIIHRLWKSGAKKRILFLADRNALIDQTRRGDFKNFKDKMTVVKHRMIDKSYEVYLALYQGLSGSDEEANAYKQFSREFFDLIVVDECHRGSAKEDSAWREILTYFGKATQIGLTATPKETEEVSNSEYFGDPIYTYSLKQGIADGFLAPYRVVRVNLNIDAEGYRPEFGKKDKNGVEIEDRIYNRKDFDRTLVIDERTETVARKLTEFLGGYDRFAKTIVFCTDIDHADRMRRTISNLNADLVAKNSKYVMQITGDNDEGKRELDNFINPEEVYPVIATTSELMTTGVDAQTCKVIVLDAEIKSMTKFKQIVGRGTRINEEFGKLYFTILDFRNVTDLFADKEFDGDPIRVKPVSPDIDLGDIIEEEELDDSPIIDEESGEEIVVEKPSAPYPLPPVSVENTSEPRRKIYINGVDVSVLISRELYFDNSGKPITTSLKDHSKEIIRGQYASLNDFLGRWKSTAKKEAIIKEMEEQGVLVDALLDAVNREVDLFDLICHVAFDQPPLTRKERANNVKKRSYFAKYGEQSRRVLEALLDKYADEGITNIESMEVLKVKPLTSYGSPIEIIKGFGSKAKYLEAVKELESELYSTGA from the coding sequence ATAGACAAGAAAAAATTATCAGAAAGAGATATTTGTACCAAATTCATTACACCTGCTATAGAGAAGGCTGGCTGGAATAAGCTGACGCAGCTGATGGAGGAGGTTACTTTTACCGATGGCAGAATATATGTCAGAGGGAAGCTTACGGCTAGAGGTGCGCGTAAGCGAGCCGACTACATTCTTTACTACAAGCCCAACATTCCCATTGCAATTGTCGAAGCAAAGGACAATAACCATACGGTTAGCGCTGGCATACAGCAGGCGTTGGAGTATGCTCGTATTCTTGATATCCCTTGTGTGTTTAGTAGCAACGGCGATGGATTCCTTTTTCACGATAGAACGGCTACCGATGGTGGAATAGAAACTGAGGTTGATTTAGATAGCTTCCCCTCGCCACAGGTGCTTTGGGAGAAGTATAAGAAGTATAAGGGTATAACTACACCAGAGGTTGAAAAGATAGCCTCTCAGGATTACTTCTTTGATGGCAGCGGTCGCCGTCCACGCTACTACCAGCAAATTGCGGTGAATAGGGCTGTGGAGGCCATTGCAAAGGGGCAAAACAGAATCCTGCTGGTTATGGCTACCGGAACGGGTAAGACCTACACAGCGTTCCAGATCATACACCGACTATGGAAGAGCGGTGCCAAAAAGCGCATTCTCTTTTTGGCCGATAGAAATGCACTAATCGATCAGACCCGTAGGGGCGACTTTAAGAACTTTAAGGATAAGATGACGGTGGTAAAGCACCGCATGATTGATAAAAGCTATGAGGTTTACCTAGCCCTATACCAAGGGCTTTCGGGTAGCGACGAGGAGGCGAACGCCTACAAGCAGTTCTCGCGCGAATTCTTCGATCTAATTGTTGTTGACGAGTGCCACCGTGGTAGCGCAAAGGAGGATAGCGCCTGGCGTGAGATTCTTACCTACTTTGGCAAGGCTACACAAATAGGCCTTACGGCTACTCCCAAGGAGACCGAGGAAGTATCGAATAGCGAGTACTTTGGCGACCCCATTTACACCTACTCGCTTAAGCAGGGAATAGCAGATGGCTTTCTTGCACCGTATAGGGTGGTAAGGGTAAATCTAAATATCGATGCCGAAGGGTATCGTCCCGAGTTTGGCAAAAAGGATAAGAATGGGGTAGAGATAGAAGATCGCATATATAACCGCAAGGACTTTGATCGTACGCTGGTTATCGACGAGCGTACCGAAACGGTAGCCCGCAAGCTAACCGAATTCCTTGGAGGGTACGATCGTTTTGCAAAGACTATCGTATTCTGTACTGATATCGACCATGCCGACCGTATGCGAAGGACCATATCGAACTTAAATGCCGATTTGGTGGCCAAGAACTCCAAGTACGTAATGCAGATAACGGGCGATAACGATGAGGGGAAGCGCGAGCTTGATAACTTTATCAATCCCGAGGAGGTGTACCCGGTTATAGCTACCACCTCGGAGCTGATGACAACTGGTGTGGATGCCCAAACCTGTAAGGTGATTGTGCTGGATGCCGAGATAAAGTCGATGACCAAGTTTAAGCAGATAGTTGGTAGGGGTACCCGTATAAACGAAGAGTTTGGCAAGCTATACTTTACCATCCTCGACTTTAGAAATGTAACCGACTTATTTGCCGATAAGGAGTTTGATGGCGACCCAATACGCGTTAAGCCTGTATCGCCAGATATCGACTTAGGAGATATTATTGAAGAAGAGGAACTGGATGATAGTCCAATTATTGATGAGGAATCGGGCGAGGAGATAGTGGTTGAAAAGCCAAGTGCTCCATATCCTTTGCCTCCTGTTAGTGTTGAAAATACTAGTGAGCCACGAAGGAAAATATACATAAACGGGGTAGATGTATCGGTGCTTATTAGCCGCGAGCTCTACTTCGACAACAGCGGTAAGCCGATAACAACCAGCCTTAAGGATCACTCCAAGGAGATTATCAGGGGACAGTACGCCTCGCTGAACGATTTCTTGGGCCGTTGGAAAAGCACCGCCAAGAAGGAGGCCATCATTAAAGAGATGGAGGAGCAGGGCGTGCTGGTTGATGCGCTGCTGGATGCCGTAAACCGCGAGGTGGATCTATTCGATCTTATTTGCCATGTGGCATTCGATCAACCACCATTAACACGAAAGGAGAGGGCAAACAACGTTAAGAAGCGGAGCTACTTTGCCAAGTATGGCGAGCAGTCGCGTAGGGTGCTGGAGGCGCTGCTCGATAAGTATGCCGATGAGGGAATTACCAACATCGAGAGCATGGAGGTGCTTAAGGTAAAGCCGCTTACCAGCTACGGTTCGCCCATCGAGATAATTAAAGGATTTGGCAGCAAGGCTAAGTACCTTGAGGCCGTTAAAGAGTTAGAATCAGAACTATATAGCACAGGAGCATAA